One region of Cucurbita pepo subsp. pepo cultivar mu-cu-16 chromosome LG03, ASM280686v2, whole genome shotgun sequence genomic DNA includes:
- the LOC111790983 gene encoding histone-lysine N-methyltransferase family member SUVH9-like: MDSPIPFQDLNLLPDPSAAVIPAATSPKTHTINSSVNKIVERGELLTPKLEPKLEPFDDLFESRETQQPHQVQQTFLSSPSSNFFSNSDFAPTPLSDQNLTPLSQSSSISSDKDNVYSEFYRISQLFRSAFGKGIQSYGDAGVVDPDARAIVPVSEENQISTVVVSKRRYDKRSSELVRVTDLGVEDQRYFRDVVRRTRMIFDSLRVLSTSEEEKSSGLIRRLRSDLRASSLMRERGLWLNRDKRIVGSIPGVHIGDLFFFRMELCVVGLHGQAQAGIDYVPASQSSNGEPIATSIIVSGGYEDDEDAGDMIIYTGHGGQDKFSKQCMHQKLEGGNLALERSMHYGIEVRVIRGIKYSGIVTSKIYVYDGLYRILDCWFDVGKSGFGVYKFKLLRIDGQAEMGSSIVKFAENLRTRPLSLRPSGYLSLDISLKKEAVPVLLFNDIDNDQEPLYYEYLVRTVFPPFAFHQSGSGTGCNCVSGCVHDCFCAMKNGGEFGYDQNGFLVRGKPIIFECGPFCQCPPQCRNRVSQKGLRHRLEVFRSRETGWGVRSLDLIHAGSFICEYAGVVLTREQAQVLSMNGDTLIYPNRFSDRWAEWGDLSQIYSNYMRPSYPSVPPLDFAMDVSRMRNVACYISHSTSPNVLVQFVLYDHNNLMFPHLMLFAMENIPPLRELSIDYGVADEWSGKLAICN; the protein is encoded by the coding sequence ATGGATTCTCCTATCCCATTTCAAGACCTCAATCTTCTTCCCGACCCATCCGCTGCTGTAATACCCGCCGCAACATCCCCCAAAACACACACAATCAACTCTTCTGTTAACAAAATTGTTGAACGCGGCGAGCTGCTGACCCCCAAGCTTGAACCTAAGCTCGAGCCCTTCGACGATCTTTTCGAGTCCCGGGAGACCCAACAGCCCCATCAAGTTCAGCAAACCTTCTTGTCCAGCCCTTCCTCTAACTTCTTCTCTAACTCTGACTTCGCTCCTACCCCCTTGTCCGACCAGAATCTTACCCCTCTTTCTCAGTCTTCATCCATTTCCTCTGATAAGGACAATGTTTACTCCGAATTTTACCGCATTTCTCAGCTGTTTAGGTCTGCTTTTGGTAAAGGAATTCAGAGCTATGGCGATGCAGGAGTTGTGGATCCTGATGCTCGGGCAATTGTCCCAGTTTCGGAGGAGAATCAGATTTCTACTGTGGTGGTCTCTAAGAGGAGGTATGATAAAAGGTCCTCTGAACTCGTTAGAGTCACTGATCTTGGGGTTGAGGACCAGAGGTACTTCCGAGACGTGGTGAGACGGACCAGGATGATTTTCGATTCGTTGCGTGTGTTATCAACGTCGGAGGAGGAGAAGAGTTCGGGACTAATCCGGCGACTTCGGAGTGATTTGAGGGCTTCGTCCTTGATGAGAGAGCGTGGTCTGTGGTTGAATCGAGACAAACGGATTGTTGGTTCGATTCCGGGGGTGCACATTGGCGATCTATTCTTCTTTAGGATGGAGTTGTGTGTTGTTGGATTGCATGGTCAGGCTCAAGCTGGAATTGACTATGTTCCTGCGAGTCAGAGCTCCAATGGCGAGCCAATTGCCACTAGCATAATTGTTTCTGGGGGTTATGAGGACGATGAAGATGCGGGGGACATGATAATCTACACGGGTCATGGTGGGCAagacaaattttcaaaacaatgTATGCACCAGAAACTCGAAGGTGGGAATCTTGCACTGGAGAGAAGCATGCACTACGGGATTGAAGTGAGGGTTATTCGAGGTATCAAGTACTCGGGCATTGTAACAAGTAAGATTTATGTATACGATGGTCTGTATAGAATTCTTGATTGTTGGTTTGATGTGGGGAAGTCGGGTTTTGGTGTCTATAAGTTTAAGCTGTTGAGAATTGATGGTCAAGCCGAAATGGGTAGCTCCATTGTCAAGTTTGCGGAGAATCTCAGGACTAGACCATTGTCTTTGAGACCTTCTGGTTATCTCAGTCTGGACATTTCACTGAAGAAGGAGGCAGTTCCAGTTCTCCTGTTCAATGATATTGACAACGATCAAGAACCATTGTATTATGAGTATCTTGTTAGAACTGTGTTTCCACCTTTCGCCTTTCACCAGTCAGGAAGTGGCACTGGGTGTAATTGTGTTTCAGGTTGTGTTCACGATTGCTTTTGTGCTATGAAAAATGGTGGGGAGTTTGGTTATGATCAGAATGGATTTCTAGTGAGAGGAAAGCCTATAATTTTTGAATGCGGACCATTCTGTCAATGCCCCCCTCAATGTCGGAATCGTGTTTCACAGAAGGGCTTGAGGCACCGACTCGAGGTTTTTAGGTCCAGGGAAACAGGTTGGGGAGTTAGATCTTTGGACTTGATACATGCTGGTTCTTTTATATGTGAATATGCAGGAGTTGTCCTCACGAGGGAACAAGCTCAAGTTCTTTCTATGAATGGTGATACATTGATATATCCAAATCGTTTTTCGGATAGATGGGCAGAATGGGGTGATCTATCTCAAATATATTCTAATTATATGCGGCCATCTTACCCTTCCGTTCCTCCTCTCGATTTTGCGATGGATGTATCCAGAATGAGGAATGTTGCTTGTTATATAAGCCATAGTACATCTCCAAACGTGTTGGTGCAGTTCGTATTATATGATCATAATAACTTAATGTTTCCTCATCTTATGTTGTTTGCGATGGAAAACATCCCTCCTCTGAGAGAGCTTAGCATTGATTACGGTGTGGCTGATGAATGGTCAGGGAAACTTGCTATCTGTAACTAA